The DNA region GATGTTATTTGCTAACAAGTGGACTAAAGCTCAAGTGATGATTGTTCGATTACCGGATTATTATGGGCCAACGGCCAATCAGGCTTCCTATTTGGGATCTACTCTTGAAGCGATAGCGAAAGGAAAGATGGCCTTTTTTATCGGAAATATGAAGACTCCACGAGAATATATCTATTTGCCCGATGCAGCTGTTATGGTCGTGAAATTGGCAGGGAAGGACCACGCTTACGGGCAGAACTGGAACATCCCTGGCTCGGGAACGATATCTGGCAAAGAACTTGTACGAATTGCGCAAAAGGCAGCGGGTACATCCAAACCAGTGATGGCCTTAGGAAGGATTGGGCTTTCATTGATTGGCTTGGGGGAGCCAGTGATGAGAGAAATTGTGGAGATGTTATATTTGACACGAGATCCTCTGGTATTAAGCAAAACGAAGTATGAGCGAAGCATCGGTCCGATTGAGGCGACGTCTTTTGAGGATGGAATTACACGAACTATCCAGGAATTACAAAGGAGATAGCTTAATTATTTGCTCGATTGTAATTGATTAATCAATAAATATTAAATAACTTCACAGACAGGGTCCTATTGACATTGGGATGAGAATCAATTAGATTTACGGATATTCCTCATCATTAAATGGCAAGCGAGGTGATTCCATGATTCCTATTTTGGGACGCATTAACGAATTAAGCAGAAAGCAACGCAGCACTGGACTGACAAGCATAGAACAAGCCGAGCAACACGAGCTCAGACAACAGTATTTGAAGGCCATTCGAGGTCAGGTGCTTACAACGATGCTGGGTATGTCCGTTGTGGACCCTTTGGGCAACGATGTTACGCCTGAGAAATTAACGAATGAGAAATTACAGCGTCGTGAACAGGAAGGCAAGTAGATTTCTCTTTTGCGACTTATTCATGAGACGATGTTCATATCGTTTAACCCTCTTCAGACAGAACGGGTTTAGTCCCCGCTCTGTCTTTTTGCATTTTTTATAAAAATGATCGGAGGGGTACATATGTATTGTTAACACCAACCATTTAATATGAGATGTTTCGTTAAGATGAACAAGTATGTTAGTTATTTTTAGATATGATGACAATAAACCTGCCGTTAACTTCAAAATGAGAAAGAGAACTCATATAATAACGCTAATATATCTAACGTAATTCATGGTCAGCATGAAAATAATTGTCTTATTGCTAATTAATTTACACCAATATGACACAAGATTCCGAAACGACCATACAACAAAGCAATCTAATCCACAACCTAAAAAAGAGAATTACTTGATCATATCGTGCATCTTGAAAGGGCTGATGAATAATGAGTCTCGAATCTTTGAACCAACGTGTAGCACAGGATCTCGCTTTTTTGGCGTATGGTGGAGCAGATTGGATACGCCCGCGAGAACATGCTGAAGGTCACATCTATGATGTTGTTATCGTAGGGGGTGGGCAGAGCGGGTTGGGAGCTGCTTTTGGATTCCTGCGTGAGCGAATCTCCAACATTCTGGTCATCGATGAAAATGCCGCGGGGTTGGAAGGACCTTGGGAAACTTACGCCCGAATGGTAACGTTGCGTACACCGAAACATCTGACCTCCATAGATTTGGGAATACCATCTCTAACGTTCCGTTCGTGGTGGGAAGCGAAAGCTGGTTCTGAGGGATGGGCAGAGGTTGATAAAATACCGCGAAGCGAATGGATGAACTATCTGCGTTGGTACAGGCAAGTGCTCAATCTGCCAGTGTTGAATGAAGTGAAACTAACATTGATTGAACCTGCGGATGAAGGGATACACAGACTGCACATCTCCGGTGCAGGGGCTCCATCCAATGAACTGCTGGCTCGCAAGGTGGTCTTGGCCACTGGCATTCAGGGAGGTGGAGAGTGGCATGTACCGCCTCTGATTGCAGAGAAGCTCTCTAAACATCTGTATGCACATACGTCGGAAATAATCGATTTTGAACAGTTGAAAGGTAAAAGAATTGCCATACTTGGTGGTGGGGCTTCTGCCTTTGATAATGCGAACCATGCACTTGCGGCAGGTGTATCTGAGGCTCACGTATTTGTACGGAGAGAACGATTGCCAAGTGTAAATCCAATTCGTCAGATGGAACAATCCGGTATGATTGAGCGATTTCATGTTCTCTCGGACGAGGATAAGTACGCAGCCATTTCACATTTTTTCAAGTATAATCAGCCACCTACGAATGATACCTTCAATCGGGCAGCTGCATGGTCCGGTTTCCAATTACATCTTCAAGCACCTTGGCTGGACGTGGAAATGAAAGATGGAAAACCGGTCGTGACTACACCGAAGGGCCGTTTTTCCTTTGATTTTCTGGTCATAAGTACAGGCATAGTGAGTGATCCGGCTCTCCGTCCTGAGCTTCGGATGGTCGAAGCGCACATTGCACGCTGGGCGGATCGTTATGAGGCCCCGACTGAACAACGGAATGACTTGCTGGACGCACACCCATATCTTAGTCCCGGATTCGCATTGACCAGCCGAGATGAAGAAGGAGAACATAAGTTGCGAGGCTTGTTTGTTTTCAACTACTCTGCACTTGCGAGTTGCGGTCTGTCCGCTTCAGCGATATCGGGGACACGTAATGCCGTGCCGAAATTGGTTTCGGCTGTAGCAGACCAATTGTTTCTGGACGATCGTGAGCAGATTATGCAGCAATTTTTCGAGTATAATGAGCAGGAATTTACCGCAACCTGGACAAAGAGCGGAGTTGGAATTTGAAAATAAAGAAACAAAGTACTCGAATGAAGGATGTACCTTCATATTGAGTTCCATAAATGACCGTACAGCACGTTAATACGCTGTACGGTTTTATTTTTATCGATGTACATTTACGGTTGCTTGCATAATGTTGTAAAATGTCGAATTATACAGTGTTAAGGCAGGCGATAGATTATTGTGAGAATCATGGATTATGAGGGGTTTAGAACTCATCTGAAGAAAGCATCACGTCAACGAAATGAACCTTTGATCAAAATTGTGGCTTTTCAGGAAAGGTATATGAAGATTGAAGAAATCCAATATTATGATGTAGAGCAGAACTACATGAGCATTCAGGCATGTAATACACTATGGATGAATCTTAAAAATAAATCTTTCCGCAATCTGGTGTCTCATGATTTGAAGTACTTTCAAACCATGGACAACCTTGGACGTCATTCATTGGAAAATCTAATCAGGGAACTGTATGACACGGCTGTTCCTATTTTTCTGGATTACGATCCAGACGACTATTATAATCTACAGCAATTGTCCGAGATTCTAGTAATGGATGAGAACAAGCTAATCGAACAATTGGAGATGGGACGTTTCAAGGGGGCGTTCATCAATGAAGAAGGAAATTGGATAAAACCTAAGCCGGATAAGGTTGAACTATTCTATAATTGAACG from Paenibacillus sp. JNUCC-31 includes:
- a CDS encoding DUF896 domain-containing protein, with the translated sequence MIPILGRINELSRKQRSTGLTSIEQAEQHELRQQYLKAIRGQVLTTMLGMSVVDPLGNDVTPEKLTNEKLQRREQEGK
- a CDS encoding SDR family NAD(P)-dependent oxidoreductase, with the protein product MKKAIVIGATGGTGAAITEELVKKGIPTIAFGRSRQKLLQLAEELGLPDHLQIAVGNAFQPEDIVAAAQEVDMMFHCANVPYHEMESRLIPLGESVMQAAEQLGLKIVVIDGIYPYGRAQMKEVTEEHPKQPHTRKGKTRLAYEQMLFANKWTKAQVMIVRLPDYYGPTANQASYLGSTLEAIAKGKMAFFIGNMKTPREYIYLPDAAVMVVKLAGKDHAYGQNWNIPGSGTISGKELVRIAQKAAGTSKPVMALGRIGLSLIGLGEPVMREIVEMLYLTRDPLVLSKTKYERSIGPIEATSFEDGITRTIQELQRR
- a CDS encoding NAD(P)-binding domain-containing protein — its product is MSLESLNQRVAQDLAFLAYGGADWIRPREHAEGHIYDVVIVGGGQSGLGAAFGFLRERISNILVIDENAAGLEGPWETYARMVTLRTPKHLTSIDLGIPSLTFRSWWEAKAGSEGWAEVDKIPRSEWMNYLRWYRQVLNLPVLNEVKLTLIEPADEGIHRLHISGAGAPSNELLARKVVLATGIQGGGEWHVPPLIAEKLSKHLYAHTSEIIDFEQLKGKRIAILGGGASAFDNANHALAAGVSEAHVFVRRERLPSVNPIRQMEQSGMIERFHVLSDEDKYAAISHFFKYNQPPTNDTFNRAAAWSGFQLHLQAPWLDVEMKDGKPVVTTPKGRFSFDFLVISTGIVSDPALRPELRMVEAHIARWADRYEAPTEQRNDLLDAHPYLSPGFALTSRDEEGEHKLRGLFVFNYSALASCGLSASAISGTRNAVPKLVSAVADQLFLDDREQIMQQFFEYNEQEFTATWTKSGVGI